A window from Triticum aestivum cultivar Chinese Spring chromosome 6D, IWGSC CS RefSeq v2.1, whole genome shotgun sequence encodes these proteins:
- the LOC123140780 gene encoding UPF0481 protein At3g47200-like, translated as MAAGGGSSKRTWVVDVEKKLKEADKSVEMSRWERHCIYRVPPCMTNIKSKAYQPQVVSLGPFHHGDLDLRPMEEHKCRALRQLLQRVERTFDELVDGVEEVAEQLEGAYMDLDSEWRADGGSRERFLAMMIFDGCFLLEVMRCTAADGKQVGDYAHNDPIFSRHGILYMVPYIRRDMLMLENQLPLLLLQKLVEVESGKPQNDDFINRMVLKFLAQSSGPLPPGVGLGLHPLDVFRRSMLTGKCHQIRSPQDNEEDNTIIRSAVELYEAGIQFKPSKTPSLHDIRFRRGTLSMPTVSVDDSTEYMFLNMMAFERLHAGAGNDVTGYVFFMDNIIDSAKDVALLSSKGIIQNAIGSDQAVAKLFNTISRDVVLEPNSALDAVQRQVNGYFRQPWNIWRANLIHTYFRSPWAFLSLAAAVFLLGMTVMQTVYTVLQFYGNDSNSLPPSAPSPM; from the exons atggcggcgggcggcggcagtaGCAAGAGGACGTGGGTGGTGGACGTGGAGAAGAAGCTCAAGGAAGCCGACAAGTCGGTGGAGATGTCGCGGTGGGAGCGCCACTGCATCTACCGCGTGCCGCCCTGCATGACCAACATCAAGAGCAAGGCGTACCAGCCGCAGGTAGTGTCGCTGGGCCCCTTCCACCACGGCGACCTCGACCTGCGGCCCATGGAGGAGCACAAGTGCCGGGCGCTGCGGCAGTTGCTCCAGCGCGTGGAGCGGACCTTCGACGAGCTCGTCGACGGCGTGGAGGAAGTCGCGGAGCAGCTGGAGGGCGCGTACATGGACCTCGACAGCGAGTGGCGCGCCGACGGCGGGTCAAGGGAGCGGTTCCTGGCCATGATGATCTTCGACGGCTGCTTCCTGCTCGAGGTGATGAGGTGCACGGCCGCTGACGGGAAGCAGGTCGGCGACTACGCGCATAACGACCCCATCTTCAGCCGCCACGGGATACTCTACATGGTGCCCTACATCCGGCGAGACATGCTCATGCTCGAGAACCAGCTACCGCTGCTGCTGCTCCAGAAGCTCGTTGAGGTTGAGAGTGGAAAGCCTCAG AACGACGACTTCATCAACCGAATGGTGCTGAAATTTCTAGCGCAATCTTCCGGCCCACTACCACCAGGCGTCGGCCTAGGGCTCCACCCACTGGATGTCTTTCGCCGGAGCATGCTCACTGGTAAGTGCCATCAAATCCGTAGTCCCCAGGACAATGAGGAGGACAACACAATCATCCGGTCAGCAGTGGAGCTCTATGAAGCCGGGATTCAGTTCAAGCCGAGCAAGACGCCGAGCCTGCACGACATCCGGTTCCGGCGGGGCACGCTGAGCATGCCGACGGTGTCGGTGGACGACTCCACTGAGTACATGTTCCTCAACATGATGGCGTTTGAGCGGCTGCACGCCGGCGCCGGTAACGACGTGACCGGCTACGTCTTCTTCATGGACAACATTATCGACTCAGCCAAGGATGTGGCGCTGCTCAGCTCCAAGGGGATCATCCAGAACGCCATCGGCAGCGACCAGGCCGTGGCCAAGCTGTTCAACACTATATCCAGGGACGTGGTGCTTGAGCCCAACAGCGCGCTCGACGCCGTGCAGCGGCAGGTGAACGGCTACTTCCGGCAGCCATGGAACATTTGGCGCGCCAACCTCATCCACACATATTTCAGGAGCCCCTGGGCGTTCCTCTCCCTCGCCGCGGCTGTCTTCCTCCTCGGCATGACCGTCATGCAGACCGTCTACACCGTGCTGCAGTTCTACGGGAACGACAGCAACAGCCTGCCACCGTCGGCACCATCTCCTATGTGA